A single genomic interval of Bacillota bacterium harbors:
- a CDS encoding gamma-glutamylcyclotransferase, giving the protein MRVFVYGTLMKDRSNHDRYLKEQKYLGQAVLPGYALFHLGIFPGIRT; this is encoded by the coding sequence ATGAGGGTATTTGTATATGGAACCTTGATGAAAGATCGCTCTAACCACGACCGATACCTAAAGGAGCAAAAATATTTAGGCCAGGCTGTTTTGCCGGGATATGCTCTGTTTCACCTGGGCATTTTTCCGGGTATCCGGACTTAG